Proteins encoded in a region of the Bacteroidales bacterium genome:
- a CDS encoding NAD-dependent deacylase, with amino-acid sequence MKKIIILSGAGISAESGISTFRDANGLWRNHRIEEVASPIAWQNDMNLVLEFYNIRRKQLFEVEPNAGHQALVDLEKYFDVEIVTQNVDDLHERAGSSKVLHLHGELKKVRSTVDENLVYELKHWELKKGDLCEKGSQLRPHIVWFGEAVPNISIAASIVRQADILIIVGTSLVVYPAAGLIDYVPEDTPVFYVDPNAEQQAYRSNLTTIAEKAGIGLPKLVEQLIRDYA; translated from the coding sequence ATGAAAAAAATAATTATTTTAAGTGGAGCAGGCATAAGTGCTGAAAGTGGAATCTCCACTTTTCGTGATGCTAATGGTTTATGGCGTAATCACCGTATCGAAGAAGTAGCAAGTCCAATTGCCTGGCAAAACGATATGAATTTGGTCTTGGAGTTTTATAATATCCGAAGAAAGCAACTTTTTGAGGTAGAGCCTAATGCCGGACATCAAGCTTTAGTCGATTTGGAAAAATATTTCGATGTGGAGATAGTAACCCAAAATGTAGATGATTTGCACGAAAGAGCAGGGTCTTCAAAAGTTCTTCATCTACACGGTGAACTCAAAAAAGTGAGAAGTACAGTGGATGAAAATCTGGTCTATGAACTCAAGCATTGGGAATTGAAAAAAGGGGATTTATGCGAAAAAGGCTCTCAACTTCGCCCTCATATTGTTTGGTTTGGCGAAGCTGTTCCTAATATCTCAATAGCTGCTTCTATTGTCCGACAAGCAGATATTTTAATCATTGTTGGTACTTCCCTGGTGGTTTATCCGGCAGCTGGACTAATTGATTATGTACCTGAAGATACGCCTGTTTTTTATGTCGACCCCAATGCTGAACAACAAGCTTATCGATCTAATCTCACTACGATTGCTGAAAAAGCGGGCATCGGTTTACCCAAACTAGTAGAACAGCTAATTCGTGATTATGCCTAA
- the mdh gene encoding malate dehydrogenase: MSKITVVGAGNVGATVADTLAQNEIANEIVIIDIKENFAEGKALDMWETSPIRLSDSRIIGSTNDYSKTANSDVVVITSGMPRKPGMSRDDLISTNAKIVKSVTENVVKHSPDAIIVIVANPLDVMTYAAFLTSKKSRNKVFGMAGILDTARYRSFLAEELNVSPKDIQALLMGGHGDTMVPLPRYTTVAGIPVTQLIDADKLDAIVARTKGGGGEIVKLLGTSAWYAPGQAAAQMCEAIIKDQKRIFPVCTMLEGEYGQENVALGVPVKLGKNGIEQILEVELDEAEQALLDSSSVAVKEVMKVLDDMKLF; the protein is encoded by the coding sequence ATGAGTAAAATTACCGTTGTTGGAGCAGGAAATGTTGGTGCTACAGTTGCCGATACCCTAGCACAAAATGAAATTGCTAATGAGATTGTTATTATCGATATTAAAGAGAATTTTGCAGAAGGTAAAGCTCTTGATATGTGGGAAACTTCTCCTATTCGCTTATCTGATTCAAGAATAATTGGATCTACAAATGACTATTCTAAAACAGCAAATTCTGATGTAGTTGTTATTACTTCAGGAATGCCTCGTAAACCGGGTATGAGTAGAGACGATTTAATTTCTACTAATGCTAAAATTGTTAAGTCGGTTACAGAAAATGTTGTAAAACATTCTCCTGATGCAATTATTGTGATTGTAGCTAATCCTCTTGATGTTATGACTTATGCAGCTTTCTTAACTTCGAAAAAGTCAAGAAATAAAGTATTTGGTATGGCCGGTATTTTAGATACAGCTCGTTATCGTTCTTTCTTAGCAGAAGAATTAAATGTGTCTCCTAAAGATATTCAAGCATTATTGATGGGTGGTCATGGCGATACTATGGTTCCACTACCACGTTATACCACTGTTGCCGGTATTCCCGTAACTCAACTTATAGATGCTGATAAATTAGATGCTATTGTTGCTAGAACTAAAGGAGGTGGCGGAGAAATCGTTAAACTTTTAGGTACTTCTGCTTGGTATGCTCCGGGACAAGCTGCTGCTCAAATGTGCGAAGCTATTATTAAAGACCAAAAAAGAATCTTCCCTGTTTGTACTATGTTAGAAGGTGAATACGGACAAGAAAATGTTGCTCTTGGTGTTCCTGTTAAATTAGGTAAAAACGGTATTGAGCAAATTCTTGAAGTTGAACTTGATGAAGCTGAACAAGCATTATTAGACAGCTCTTCTGTTGCCGTTAAAGAGGTTATGAAAGTTTTAGACGATATGAAACTGTTCTAA